One stretch of Leisingera caerulea DSM 24564 DNA includes these proteins:
- the qhpG gene encoding flavin-dependent monooxygenase QhpG yields the protein MAPQIGTFDIVIAGGGPAGSVAAVLLARAGYRVALATLPPRGPRYEGMSARVAAILARHGLPLAGIGPAAQRHVSWGAFQGGQNSEHLADRSAFDAGLLEAARAEGVSVIYASVSSVRPDAGEIRLADGTCLSARLLFEARGRRAPRQSMKIKRTELAGPDTISVAGFVPPQAGDMTTPRIEARPGGWVWSVPVDRDRLWLQAVGAADSLGRTGGKTAVAALWKTVLGETPLPRRPVVHAIAPRLATPDLDPRCPRLGDAAVALDPLSGHGMFWAVSSALMAVPVARALLAGEAGLARDFYRNRVAETFWRQARVGRDFYREAGFQTPFWQQRAAWPDAAPAHDTDIRPHTAMRVVVQDGHLARREVLITRDAPGGAAFAAGQEIVPLLRRLNGQPLPDAARFHSAVLPEAAPQAARAIHQWLLSQGFTEGAQIPWDTANRETDPCNYDPAA from the coding sequence ATGGCACCTCAAATAGGCACCTTTGATATAGTGATCGCAGGCGGCGGCCCGGCCGGGTCGGTGGCGGCGGTTCTGCTGGCGCGGGCCGGATACCGGGTTGCGCTGGCCACCCTGCCGCCGCGCGGGCCGCGGTATGAGGGCATGTCCGCCCGCGTCGCGGCGATTCTGGCGCGGCATGGGCTGCCGCTGGCCGGGATCGGTCCGGCGGCGCAGCGCCATGTCAGCTGGGGTGCGTTCCAGGGCGGCCAGAACAGCGAGCATCTGGCCGACCGCAGCGCCTTTGACGCCGGGCTGCTGGAGGCCGCGCGGGCCGAGGGCGTCAGCGTAATCTATGCATCGGTGTCCAGCGTGCGGCCCGATGCCGGTGAAATCCGGCTGGCCGATGGCACATGCCTGTCCGCCCGGCTGCTGTTTGAGGCCCGCGGCCGCCGGGCGCCGCGCCAATCCATGAAAATCAAGCGGACAGAACTGGCGGGGCCGGACACGATTTCGGTTGCCGGGTTTGTGCCGCCGCAGGCGGGAGATATGACCACGCCGCGGATCGAGGCCCGGCCCGGCGGCTGGGTCTGGTCGGTGCCTGTGGACCGGGATCGGCTGTGGCTGCAGGCGGTGGGTGCTGCGGACTCGCTGGGCCGGACGGGTGGCAAAACGGCTGTGGCGGCGCTGTGGAAAACCGTTCTGGGAGAGACCCCGCTGCCGCGCCGCCCCGTTGTTCATGCGATTGCGCCGCGGCTAGCGACGCCGGATCTGGACCCGCGCTGCCCGCGGCTGGGCGATGCGGCGGTGGCGCTGGATCCGCTGTCGGGGCACGGGATGTTCTGGGCCGTATCCTCGGCGCTGATGGCGGTGCCGGTTGCGCGGGCGCTGCTGGCGGGGGAGGCCGGTCTGGCCCGCGACTTCTACCGCAACCGGGTGGCGGAGACGTTTTGGCGGCAGGCCCGGGTGGGCCGGGACTTCTACCGCGAGGCGGGGTTTCAGACGCCGTTCTGGCAGCAGCGCGCCGCCTGGCCGGACGCGGCTCCGGCGCATGATACGGACATCCGCCCTCACACCGCGATGCGGGTTGTGGTGCAGGACGGGCATCTGGCCCGGCGCGAGGTGCTGATCACCCGCGATGCCCCCGGCGGCGCGGCTTTTGCTGCCGGGCAGGAGATCGTGCCGCTGCTGCGCCGCCTGAACGGGCAGCCACTGCCGGATGCGGCCCGCTTTCACAGCGCGGTTCTGCCCGAGGCCGCGCCGCAGGCGGCGCGGGCAATCCATCAATGGCTTTTGTCACAAGGCTTTACCGAGGGGGCGCAGATCCCCTGGGACACTGCAAACAGGGAGACTGATCCATGCAACTACGACCCCGCGGCCTGA